In the genome of Candidatus Bathyarchaeia archaeon, the window ATCCGAAACCGTTCTTGTAAAAGTAACTTGCCTGCTTCGCGTTTCCAACGTACAGCTCGACATAGTCAATTCCCTCAATGGGCAACGCGTCGTTCTTCATCTTAGATCAAAACCCTGTCATCAACTCTGAACCATTTAACCTATTTCTCAGCTGCCGAGATGGGGTTACGAGAACCACAGTAGGTTAGAGAAGATTATCGGAGATGAAGCCCAGGACAATCTTCTCCACCTCGTCTGGCGCGTCCTCCGGAACAAAATGACCCGCCTTCACCTGAGTCAGCTTTGCATTAGGAATCATCTTTGTCACTCTCTCAGCGTAGGTCGGTGCCGTTTTTCCTGTTCCCCAGATCACGAGGGTCGGAATTTTGAGCCGAGGAAGACCCTGCTCGATCTCCTTCATTGGCTTGAAGCTAGGATGCGTGGGCGAATCTGGAAACATTCTTGGAAATGCCTGGTAGGCCTTCTTCGCCTCGTCGTCGGGAAAAGGAGCCCAGTATGCTTGCATGGCGTTCTCGGAGATGTTCTCAGGATGGACGGATGACTCTTTGACGATCGCGGGGGTAATTTTTGCTGCAACTTGTGGAGGAAGTCGATAGTCTGATGTTAGGAAAGTGTTCATGATGA includes:
- a CDS encoding alpha/beta fold hydrolase, with the protein product MIRQGWPYFDGWPFAERWVHIDGLAIHYVDEGSGTRPVVMIHGNPAWSYMWRRLIPAITGSGHRALAFDLMGFGKSDKPNPDLHDFPHHARIVSSYIESLGLRNLILILHDWGGPLAMQYVIRHPQNVAGLVIMNTFLTSDYRLPPQVAAKITPAIVKESSVHPENISENAMQAYWAPFPDDEAKKAYQAFPRMFPDSPTHPSFKPMKEIEQGLPRLKIPTLVIWGTGKTAPTYAERVTKMIPNAKLTQVKAGHFVPEDAPDEVEKIVLGFISDNLL